A genomic window from Blastococcus saxobsidens DD2 includes:
- a CDS encoding helix-turn-helix transcriptional regulator: MPAPTADHEPELLTITEAADVLRAPVATLRYWRHLGTGPNSFRLGRRVLYRRADLRSWIDAQADQSPHR; encoded by the coding sequence ATGCCCGCCCCCACGGCCGACCACGAGCCCGAGTTGCTCACCATCACCGAGGCCGCGGACGTGCTCCGCGCGCCCGTCGCCACCCTCCGGTACTGGCGACACCTCGGCACAGGCCCGAACAGCTTCCGACTCGGCCGGCGCGTCCTCTACCGCCGCGCCGACCTGCGCAGCTGGATCGACGCACAAGCAGACCAGTCCCCGCACCGATAG
- a CDS encoding GNAT family N-acetyltransferase: protein MRMVPGDAVIPAMRMVPGDADGVSAMPRQDGPGSLQPVLRIRPAADVDAPRVAALHGASVAASVRATGRVKEHPGSYADRLVAYIESVRSPRHVLLYAELWRKPVGFALLGPPSRKAEADGRAVGELCQLHVLPTRRRRYIGSALHAAALRWWRHTGEEEAWSTVRDDNVPARRFLDHHGWQLTDPARDLAGAVPWLTYRLPLTRIG from the coding sequence ATGCGGATGGTGCCCGGCGATGCGGTTATCCCGGCGATGCGGATGGTGCCCGGCGATGCGGATGGTGTGAGTGCGATGCCACGGCAGGACGGTCCCGGTTCTCTGCAGCCGGTGCTGCGAATACGCCCGGCCGCAGATGTCGACGCGCCGAGGGTCGCGGCCCTGCACGGGGCCAGCGTCGCAGCCTCGGTGCGCGCGACCGGACGCGTCAAGGAGCATCCCGGCTCCTACGCCGACCGGCTGGTTGCCTACATCGAGTCCGTCCGTTCTCCCCGGCACGTCCTGCTGTACGCGGAGCTGTGGAGGAAGCCGGTCGGGTTTGCGTTGCTGGGGCCACCGTCGCGGAAGGCCGAAGCGGACGGCCGCGCGGTCGGCGAGCTCTGCCAGCTGCACGTGCTACCGACTCGCCGGCGCCGTTACATCGGCAGCGCCCTGCACGCGGCGGCCCTGCGCTGGTGGCGTCACACCGGCGAAGAGGAGGCCTGGTCGACGGTTCGCGATGATAATGTGCCGGCCCGCCGGTTCCTGGACCACCACGGCTGGCAGCTCACCGACCCGGCGCGTGACCTCGCCGGTGCCGTCCCGTGGCTGACCTACCGGTTGCCGCTCACCCGAATCGGTTGA